From Catenulispora sp. MAP5-51, the proteins below share one genomic window:
- a CDS encoding extracellular solute-binding protein has protein sequence MGGDGPTVIGILLAEHPVREGFLDPVRRRAAEFGAAHPGYEVRISTYRTFTGGDEFTRILDSGRVPAIVDVFFTETQRARDAVCATGGPLFTPVQRAVGGRREILGEPVVLDDFVDTAHRYYSYDGELVSMPFSVSTGLLYANMTMLRAAGITEVPRDWDALEAASRTLMRSDGGPSHGVAWANDGWFFQHVVAQQGGLLADNANGRAGRAQKVDLASDELLAWVTWWQRLHKDGVYLHTGVAQDWAGTFEAFIAGRVPFLWNSSVMAEPVVSAGAQAGIEVRAHRLPHNGAVPYAGDVLGGDSLWLAAGLSPEEQDGALAFLQYLLNPEGAAEWHKSSGFIPVTHGAHRLLEAEGWFTRKPHHLAAPAQLAASDGSPAATGALAGDLAGMHADLIEAMTDVLDHGADPARRFAQVTATAQRRLDEYNAGAVRRRAAR, from the coding sequence GTGGGCGGCGACGGGCCGACCGTCATCGGGATCCTGCTCGCCGAGCATCCGGTTCGCGAGGGATTCCTGGATCCGGTACGCCGGCGGGCTGCCGAGTTCGGTGCGGCGCACCCCGGCTACGAGGTGCGCATCTCGACGTACCGGACCTTCACCGGGGGCGACGAGTTCACGCGGATCCTGGACTCCGGCCGCGTCCCGGCGATCGTCGATGTCTTCTTCACCGAGACCCAGCGTGCCCGCGATGCCGTCTGCGCGACCGGCGGGCCGCTGTTCACCCCGGTGCAGCGCGCGGTCGGCGGGCGCCGGGAGATCCTCGGCGAGCCGGTGGTCCTCGACGACTTCGTCGACACCGCGCACCGCTACTACAGCTACGACGGCGAGCTGGTGTCGATGCCGTTCAGCGTCTCGACGGGCCTGCTGTACGCGAACATGACCATGCTGCGGGCGGCCGGGATCACCGAGGTGCCGCGGGACTGGGACGCCCTGGAGGCCGCCAGCAGGACCCTGATGCGCAGCGACGGCGGCCCTTCGCACGGCGTCGCATGGGCCAACGACGGATGGTTCTTCCAGCACGTGGTGGCCCAGCAGGGCGGCCTGCTGGCCGACAACGCCAACGGCCGCGCGGGCCGGGCGCAGAAGGTGGATCTGGCCTCTGACGAACTCCTGGCCTGGGTCACCTGGTGGCAGCGGCTGCACAAGGACGGGGTCTACCTGCACACCGGCGTGGCCCAGGACTGGGCCGGGACGTTCGAGGCCTTCATCGCCGGCCGGGTGCCGTTCCTGTGGAACTCCTCGGTGATGGCTGAGCCGGTGGTGTCGGCCGGAGCACAGGCCGGGATCGAGGTCCGCGCGCACCGCCTGCCGCACAACGGCGCCGTCCCGTATGCCGGCGACGTCCTGGGCGGCGACTCGCTGTGGCTGGCGGCCGGGTTGTCGCCGGAGGAACAGGATGGCGCACTGGCGTTCCTGCAGTACTTGCTGAACCCCGAGGGCGCCGCCGAGTGGCACAAGTCCAGCGGCTTCATCCCGGTGACGCACGGCGCGCACCGCCTGCTGGAAGCAGAAGGCTGGTTCACTCGGAAACCGCACCACCTCGCAGCCCCGGCGCAGCTCGCCGCATCCGATGGCTCCCCAGCCGCGACCGGCGCCCTGGCCGGAGACCTCGCGGGCATGCACGCCGACCTGATCGAGGCGATGACGGACGTGCTGGACCACGGCGCCGACCCCGCACGCCGGTTCGCACAGGTGACGGCTACGGCACAGCGGCGGCTGGACGAGTACAACGCGGGGGCTGTGAGGAGGCGGGCGGCGCGGTAG
- a CDS encoding FAD-dependent oxidoreductase, with translation MPKEAPRPAADGDPTRAVVLGGSIAGLFAARVLAEAYDEVLVVDRDAVTGIDGPRRGRPQGKHINAMHVRGRVVMEELYPGITDQLIADGTPFGDFSGSVRWYFRGRPVKRADIGYIAVPASAPLMERRIRERTAELANVRFVERCDILGLTATADHAQVTGVKVQRNGKAGETITADLVVDATGRGSRTPVWLEEMGYPRVEEERTNIGLGYVTQNYKMKADPYDGDLAIIAVASPDVPRGVIFTKTEGDKTLMTVYGILGDHPPTDQQGLYEFVKGLPVPDIHEALKHAEPLDEPVAFRFPTTQRRRYERMSRLPAGLLVIGDAVSCFNPVYAQGMTVAALSALTLRHHLHSGATPDSQQYFRDLARDVIDPPWEMTRTVDLGFDGVEGKRDLKVRMGQRYLAMVQVAATRDSSVTRGYMRAAGMLDRPEQLMRPGMVARVLLNALRGPAGPAAVPPAVADAGAEPVSVPGRV, from the coding sequence ATGCCCAAGGAAGCACCCCGGCCGGCGGCCGACGGCGACCCGACCCGCGCCGTCGTGCTGGGCGGAAGCATCGCCGGGCTGTTCGCGGCCCGTGTGCTCGCCGAGGCCTACGACGAGGTCCTGGTCGTGGACCGGGACGCGGTCACCGGCATCGACGGCCCGCGCCGCGGACGCCCCCAGGGCAAGCACATCAACGCCATGCACGTGCGCGGCCGGGTGGTGATGGAGGAGCTCTACCCCGGCATCACCGACCAGCTCATCGCCGACGGCACCCCCTTCGGCGACTTCTCCGGCTCGGTCCGCTGGTACTTCCGCGGCCGCCCGGTCAAGCGCGCCGACATCGGCTACATCGCCGTCCCGGCCTCGGCCCCGCTGATGGAGCGCCGGATCCGCGAGCGCACGGCGGAGCTGGCGAACGTCCGCTTCGTCGAACGCTGCGACATCCTGGGCCTGACCGCCACCGCCGACCACGCGCAGGTGACCGGCGTCAAGGTGCAGCGCAACGGCAAGGCCGGCGAGACGATCACCGCCGACCTGGTGGTCGACGCCACCGGCCGCGGCTCGCGCACCCCGGTGTGGCTGGAGGAGATGGGCTACCCGCGGGTCGAGGAGGAGCGGACCAACATCGGGCTGGGCTACGTCACCCAGAACTACAAGATGAAGGCCGACCCCTACGACGGCGACCTGGCGATCATCGCGGTCGCCTCCCCGGACGTCCCGCGCGGCGTCATCTTCACCAAGACCGAGGGTGACAAAACCCTGATGACGGTCTACGGCATCCTCGGCGACCACCCCCCGACGGACCAGCAGGGACTGTACGAGTTCGTGAAGGGCCTGCCGGTCCCGGACATCCACGAGGCCCTGAAGCACGCCGAACCGCTGGACGAGCCGGTCGCCTTCCGCTTCCCCACCACCCAGCGCCGCCGCTACGAGCGCATGAGCCGCCTCCCGGCCGGCCTGCTGGTCATCGGCGACGCGGTGTCCTGCTTCAATCCGGTGTACGCGCAGGGCATGACGGTCGCGGCACTGTCCGCACTCACCCTGCGCCACCACCTGCACTCCGGCGCGACCCCGGACTCCCAGCAGTACTTCCGCGACCTGGCGCGCGACGTCATCGACCCGCCGTGGGAGATGACCCGCACCGTCGACCTGGGCTTCGACGGCGTCGAGGGCAAGCGCGACCTGAAGGTCCGCATGGGCCAGCGCTACCTGGCGATGGTCCAGGTCGCCGCGACCCGCGACAGCTCGGTGACCCGCGGCTACATGCGCGCCGCCGGCATGCTCGACCGCCCCGAGCAGCTGATGCGCCCCGGCATGGTCGCCAGGGTGCTGCTGAACGCGCTGCGCGGGCCCGCCGGCCCGGCCGCCGTACCGCCGGCGGTGGCGGATGCCGGCGCCGAGCCGGTGTCAGTGCCGGGGCGGGTGTGA
- a CDS encoding cyclopropane-fatty-acyl-phospholipid synthase family protein encodes MKMPGLGALATMKAMESETTQIAEMFDESTDMSDAFNDGQVHLAYWYDDEDQSPLIEATQRLTRKVAESLRLRKGERVLDVGCGLGTPAIQLATEYGVQVTGVNISTRQVAEAHARAEAAGLGDQVAFVTADFSALDFPDGSFDAVVAMEALVYVRDLGPTLRGLHRVLRPGGRLTLTEPTREGLGVVAASEHATAFGAKWLLSVAEWLDPLRENGFELLEYLQCGPRVFGMGPKYLQAVESRREELAARFGPAAVDELRQTLEHFFAPGADRIGYAVVTVQKPWN; translated from the coding sequence ATGAAGATGCCCGGCCTCGGCGCCCTGGCGACCATGAAAGCCATGGAGAGCGAGACCACCCAGATCGCCGAGATGTTCGACGAGTCCACCGACATGTCGGACGCGTTCAACGACGGCCAGGTGCACCTGGCCTACTGGTACGACGACGAGGACCAGTCCCCGCTGATCGAGGCGACCCAGCGGCTGACCCGCAAGGTCGCCGAATCGCTGCGGCTGCGCAAGGGCGAACGGGTCCTGGACGTCGGCTGCGGCCTCGGCACGCCGGCGATCCAGCTCGCGACCGAGTACGGGGTGCAGGTCACCGGGGTCAACATCAGCACCCGCCAGGTGGCCGAGGCGCACGCCCGGGCCGAGGCGGCCGGGCTCGGTGATCAGGTCGCGTTCGTGACCGCGGACTTCAGCGCCCTGGACTTCCCGGACGGCAGCTTCGACGCGGTCGTGGCGATGGAGGCCCTGGTCTACGTCCGCGACCTCGGCCCGACCCTGCGCGGCCTGCACCGGGTGCTGCGCCCCGGCGGCCGGCTGACCCTGACCGAGCCGACCCGCGAAGGGCTCGGCGTCGTGGCCGCCAGCGAGCACGCGACGGCCTTCGGCGCGAAGTGGCTGCTGTCGGTCGCCGAGTGGCTGGATCCGTTGCGGGAGAACGGTTTCGAGCTGCTGGAGTACCTGCAGTGCGGGCCGCGCGTGTTCGGGATGGGCCCCAAGTACCTGCAGGCCGTGGAATCCCGGCGCGAGGAGCTGGCCGCCCGCTTCGGCCCGGCCGCCGTCGACGAGCTCCGGCAGACGCTGGAGCACTTCTTCGCCCCGGGCGCGGACCGGATCGGCTATGCGGTCGTCACGGTCCAAAAGCCCTGGAACTGA
- a CDS encoding molybdopterin oxidoreductase family protein, translating into MKTALRTCPLCETACGLRLTLNDSGSVLRVEGDSDDPFSKGFLCPKGAALGQLDEDPDRLAGPLVRVDGELRPASWDEAFAEVHRGLNETMAAHGRDAVALYFGNPTFHTMAGFLYRQPLTQVLGGRNVYSASTIDQMPKHVASGLMFGDPMSVAVPDIDRTDYMLILGANPVESNGSLCVAPDFKGRLRALQQRGGKVVVVDPRRTRTAELADEHLFIRPGTDAYLLFGIVHTLFGEGLAAVDVKVAGLEELRALASDFTPEVVERACGVPAATTVRLAREVAAARTACVYARIGTCTAEFGSTAQWLVDVINALTGNLDRPGGVMFAKTAGLEIFRSGQPFATGAWHSRVRGLPEVLGEFPVATMADEIQTPGEGRIRTLITVGGNPALSAPNGPRLAEALSGLDFMVCVDPYLNETTRHANVILPPPRILQSPHFDFLVQIIMVRNYARFSPPVLPLREDQRSEAAILAKLLLILAGQGPDADPRGAEEMLLGQLLAAVPEMRDGLDGADGTEQILDALLKLGSYGLSLEAMRQAPHGLDLGPLQPRLPEILCTASGKVDLAPPALVADVPRLLERLADPAPEMVLIGRRHLRSNNSWMHNVPSLVGGSNRCTLHIHPQDAARLGLGERARVRSAAGEVEVPVETTDTIMPGVVSLPHGWGHADSAQAVARKNAGVNANALTDEAVVDPVSGNAVFNGVPVRVLAV; encoded by the coding sequence ATGAAGACTGCGCTTCGGACGTGTCCTCTGTGCGAGACCGCTTGCGGGTTGCGGCTGACCCTGAACGACTCAGGCTCCGTGCTGCGGGTCGAGGGCGACAGCGACGATCCGTTCAGCAAGGGCTTCCTGTGTCCGAAGGGGGCGGCGCTGGGTCAGCTGGACGAGGACCCGGACCGGCTGGCGGGTCCGCTGGTCCGGGTCGACGGGGAGTTGCGGCCGGCCAGTTGGGACGAGGCGTTCGCCGAGGTGCACCGGGGGCTGAACGAGACCATGGCGGCGCACGGCCGCGATGCGGTCGCGCTGTACTTCGGCAACCCGACCTTCCACACCATGGCCGGTTTCCTGTACCGGCAGCCGCTGACACAGGTGCTCGGCGGTCGCAATGTCTACTCGGCCAGCACCATCGACCAGATGCCCAAGCACGTCGCCAGCGGCCTGATGTTCGGCGATCCGATGTCCGTGGCCGTTCCGGACATCGACCGCACCGACTACATGCTGATCCTCGGGGCCAATCCGGTGGAGTCCAACGGTTCGCTGTGTGTGGCGCCGGATTTCAAGGGGCGGCTGCGGGCGTTGCAGCAGCGCGGCGGCAAGGTCGTGGTGGTGGATCCGCGGCGCACTCGTACCGCCGAGCTGGCCGACGAGCATTTGTTCATTCGCCCCGGGACGGATGCGTATCTGCTGTTCGGGATCGTGCATACGTTGTTCGGTGAGGGTTTGGCCGCGGTGGATGTAAAAGTCGCCGGGCTCGAGGAACTCAGAGCTCTGGCAAGCGACTTCACGCCGGAGGTCGTGGAGCGGGCCTGTGGCGTGCCGGCCGCGACGACGGTGCGGCTGGCGCGGGAGGTCGCGGCGGCGCGGACGGCATGCGTGTACGCGCGGATCGGCACGTGCACGGCCGAGTTCGGTTCGACGGCGCAGTGGCTGGTCGACGTCATCAATGCCCTGACGGGGAACCTGGACCGGCCCGGCGGGGTCATGTTCGCCAAGACCGCGGGGCTGGAGATCTTCCGCAGCGGGCAGCCGTTCGCCACCGGCGCCTGGCACAGCCGGGTGCGTGGTCTGCCGGAGGTGCTCGGGGAGTTTCCGGTCGCCACGATGGCGGACGAGATTCAGACGCCAGGCGAGGGTCGAATACGGACCCTGATAACGGTCGGCGGCAATCCGGCACTGTCCGCGCCCAACGGGCCGCGTCTGGCCGAGGCCCTGTCCGGGCTGGACTTCATGGTGTGCGTGGACCCGTACCTGAACGAGACCACCCGGCACGCGAACGTGATCCTGCCGCCGCCCCGGATTCTGCAGAGTCCGCACTTCGACTTCCTGGTGCAGATCATCATGGTCCGGAACTACGCGCGCTTCTCGCCGCCGGTGCTCCCACTGCGCGAGGACCAGCGTTCCGAGGCCGCGATCCTGGCGAAGCTGCTGCTGATCCTCGCCGGTCAGGGCCCTGACGCCGACCCGCGCGGCGCCGAGGAGATGCTGCTCGGCCAACTGCTCGCGGCCGTGCCGGAGATGCGCGACGGCCTCGACGGCGCCGACGGGACCGAGCAGATTCTGGACGCGCTGCTGAAGCTGGGCTCCTACGGCCTGTCACTGGAGGCGATGCGCCAGGCCCCGCACGGCCTGGACCTCGGCCCGCTCCAGCCGCGTCTGCCGGAGATCCTGTGCACCGCCTCGGGCAAGGTCGATCTGGCGCCGCCGGCCCTGGTCGCCGACGTGCCGCGGCTGCTGGAGCGGCTGGCGGACCCGGCACCGGAGATGGTGCTGATCGGGCGGCGGCACCTGCGCTCGAACAACAGCTGGATGCACAACGTGCCCTCGCTGGTCGGCGGCAGCAACCGCTGCACGCTGCACATCCACCCGCAGGACGCGGCGCGCCTCGGACTCGGAGAGCGTGCGCGGGTCCGGTCGGCCGCCGGAGAGGTGGAGGTGCCCGTGGAGACCACGGACACGATCATGCCCGGCGTGGTGAGCCTGCCGCACGGCTGGGGGCACGCGGACAGCGCGCAGGCGGTGGCGCGCAAGAACGCGGGGGTCAACGCGAATGCGCTGACTGATGAGGCGGTCGTGGACCCGGTTTCGGGGAACGCGGTGTTCAACGGGGTGCCGGTGCGGGTGCTGGCGGTGTGA
- a CDS encoding condensation domain-containing protein, whose translation MTTTPETQQATAPLSLQQQFLCIFAQGFEAGPFGPHYTEVFGWRVQGRIDVDALRAALADVVERHEALRTVVRLEDGGGQSVLPAVAPELLLVDLDEAPGADRDRRAEQLMIEAETRPFPADRVPLLRAVLGRFDQQDSVLVLCAHHSAADVWSIQVVLRDVAQCYAARVAGKEPQLPEATQYREYVAAQHEDAAGPAVAASRAYWRETLRGARILVAPVHRTDQTPATSYHRFTTDARLSTEVSRLAKATRSSTFMVLLAAFTVFVNRRTKETDIVVPTFGPGREPRFQSTVGSFFNFVPLRVDLDGCQTFRDVIVRTRKACIGAFSHELPLLHLLAEAPELMSSAGPDAVPTLFQAVQPPYLTQSERIGDLEYSAIWRRVIPQPLGSETPDGMIWSMHLGADEVVGGLSFSRHLFARAEVEEQVDGFLGVIGEMVADPDSAI comes from the coding sequence ATGACCACGACTCCGGAAACGCAGCAGGCGACCGCGCCGCTGTCCCTGCAGCAGCAGTTCCTGTGCATCTTCGCCCAAGGCTTCGAAGCCGGGCCGTTCGGGCCGCACTACACCGAGGTCTTCGGCTGGCGCGTCCAGGGCCGGATCGACGTGGACGCCCTGCGTGCGGCGCTGGCCGACGTGGTCGAGCGGCACGAGGCGCTGCGCACCGTGGTGCGCCTGGAGGACGGCGGCGGGCAGAGTGTGCTGCCGGCCGTGGCGCCCGAGCTGCTGCTGGTCGACCTGGACGAGGCGCCGGGCGCGGACCGGGACCGCCGCGCCGAGCAGCTCATGATCGAGGCCGAGACCCGGCCGTTCCCGGCCGACCGGGTCCCGTTGCTGCGCGCGGTTCTCGGCCGCTTCGACCAGCAGGACTCGGTCCTGGTCCTGTGTGCCCACCACAGCGCCGCGGACGTCTGGTCGATCCAGGTGGTCCTGCGGGATGTGGCGCAGTGCTACGCCGCCCGCGTGGCCGGCAAGGAGCCGCAGCTGCCCGAGGCGACTCAGTACCGTGAGTATGTCGCCGCGCAGCACGAGGACGCCGCCGGGCCGGCAGTGGCCGCCTCGCGCGCGTACTGGCGCGAAACCCTGCGCGGCGCCAGGATCCTGGTCGCGCCGGTGCACCGCACGGATCAGACTCCTGCGACGAGCTACCACCGCTTCACCACCGACGCGCGGCTGAGCACCGAGGTGTCCCGGCTGGCCAAGGCGACGCGCAGCTCGACGTTCATGGTCCTGCTCGCCGCGTTCACCGTCTTCGTGAACCGCCGCACCAAGGAGACCGACATCGTGGTGCCCACCTTCGGGCCGGGCCGCGAGCCGCGCTTCCAGTCCACCGTCGGGTCGTTCTTCAACTTCGTCCCGCTGCGCGTGGACCTGGACGGCTGCCAGACCTTCCGCGACGTCATCGTCCGCACCCGCAAGGCCTGCATCGGCGCCTTCTCCCACGAGCTGCCGCTGCTGCACCTGCTCGCCGAGGCGCCCGAGCTGATGTCCTCGGCCGGCCCCGACGCGGTGCCGACCCTGTTCCAGGCCGTCCAGCCGCCCTACCTGACCCAGAGCGAGCGGATCGGCGACCTCGAATACAGCGCGATCTGGCGGCGGGTCATCCCGCAGCCGCTCGGCTCGGAGACCCCGGACGGCATGATCTGGTCGATGCACCTCGGCGCGGACGAAGTGGTCGGAGGGCTCAGCTTCAGCCGCCACCTGTTCGCGCGGGCCGAGGTCGAGGAGCAGGTGGACGGGTTCCTCGGGGTGATCGGCGAGATGGTGGCCGACCCGGACTCGGCGATCTGA
- a CDS encoding class I SAM-dependent methyltransferase produces the protein MAPHAEPATVAGPLTAFREAGPEVLAEAFTRLVGTFWTAGALNDPGSAAEAVPELLAAFDGADAPHRGHLAIALGLFAEAEYPELDGPVATAVRRGLDVVLDQVRGTTTVTPFTVAALYLLSHFPHERDRVLSAFSGVPLNPDDATRLDRGLTLLDPADPDLGRAWPSPFDWDIDEKERDFDRAWISTLTPEQITATWESDTRSLWATAGAKALWSMANGLPSPVADQSPYWSAPHQMPAIAAGTTFARHEATLRCTSCASPLEFEKKGARCGGCSTFYPVVLGGILDLSRRERSGAGVSDEAEDVEADVLQNAAVMSTVGQHYEVGLRPAFLRIMGQNWDGAVTPAVEDAYIAERLRTAAATRPGGPILDLAAGAGRWTWVVSDAVGAERVIALDLNDAMLHWLRGRLSQVSTVRASALELPVADGSLTAVNFWNALQAVPDAAQALREIGRCLRPGGVLTLMTFRWADDPVYRYFQHSHIFPAAPDGYLLFEPEEIRSWLAAAGLTVVEESGPGTFVFLTAKREG, from the coding sequence ATGGCTCCGCATGCCGAGCCGGCCACCGTCGCCGGACCGCTGACCGCCTTCCGTGAAGCCGGGCCCGAAGTGCTGGCCGAGGCGTTCACCCGCCTGGTCGGCACGTTCTGGACCGCCGGAGCGCTGAACGATCCCGGCTCGGCGGCCGAAGCCGTCCCCGAGCTGCTCGCCGCCTTCGACGGCGCCGACGCCCCGCATCGCGGACACCTCGCGATCGCCCTCGGCCTGTTCGCCGAGGCCGAGTACCCGGAGCTGGACGGCCCGGTCGCCACCGCCGTGCGCCGGGGGTTGGACGTCGTCCTCGACCAGGTTCGCGGGACCACGACCGTCACGCCGTTCACGGTCGCCGCGCTGTATCTGCTCTCGCATTTCCCGCACGAGCGCGACCGGGTCCTGTCCGCGTTCAGCGGTGTGCCGCTGAACCCCGACGACGCGACCCGGCTGGACCGCGGCCTGACCCTGCTCGACCCGGCCGACCCCGACCTGGGCCGCGCCTGGCCCTCGCCGTTCGACTGGGACATCGACGAGAAGGAACGCGACTTCGACCGCGCCTGGATCAGTACCCTGACGCCGGAGCAGATCACCGCGACCTGGGAGAGCGACACCCGCTCGCTGTGGGCCACCGCCGGGGCCAAGGCCCTGTGGTCGATGGCCAACGGCCTGCCCAGCCCGGTCGCCGATCAGAGTCCTTACTGGTCGGCACCGCACCAGATGCCCGCCATCGCCGCCGGCACCACGTTCGCCCGCCACGAAGCCACGCTGCGCTGCACCTCCTGCGCGAGCCCGCTGGAGTTCGAGAAGAAGGGCGCACGCTGCGGCGGCTGCTCGACCTTCTACCCGGTCGTGCTCGGCGGCATCCTCGACCTGTCCCGCCGAGAGCGCTCCGGCGCCGGCGTGAGCGACGAGGCCGAGGACGTCGAGGCCGACGTGCTGCAGAACGCGGCCGTGATGAGCACGGTGGGCCAGCACTACGAGGTCGGGCTGCGCCCGGCCTTTTTGCGCATCATGGGCCAGAACTGGGACGGCGCTGTCACTCCGGCGGTCGAGGACGCCTACATCGCCGAGCGCCTGCGTACGGCGGCCGCCACCCGGCCCGGCGGCCCGATCCTGGACCTCGCGGCCGGCGCCGGCCGCTGGACCTGGGTGGTCTCCGACGCCGTCGGTGCCGAGCGGGTCATCGCCCTGGACCTCAACGACGCCATGCTCCACTGGCTGCGCGGTCGTCTGTCGCAGGTCTCCACGGTCCGCGCCAGCGCCTTGGAGCTGCCCGTCGCCGATGGTTCCCTGACCGCCGTCAACTTCTGGAACGCCCTGCAGGCGGTGCCGGACGCGGCTCAGGCGCTTCGCGAGATCGGCCGCTGCCTGCGGCCCGGCGGCGTGCTGACCCTGATGACGTTCCGCTGGGCCGACGATCCGGTGTACCGGTACTTCCAGCACTCGCACATCTTCCCGGCCGCTCCCGATGGCTACCTGCTGTTCGAGCCGGAGGAGATCCGGTCGTGGCTGGCCGCCGCCGGGCTGACCGTGGTCGAGGAGTCGGGGCCGGGGACGTTCGTGTTCCTCACCGCGAAGCGGGAGGGCTGA